One part of the Actinomyces howellii genome encodes these proteins:
- the wecB gene encoding non-hydrolyzing UDP-N-acetylglucosamine 2-epimerase → MRVVSVVGARPQFVKLAPVDAALREAGAEHVIVHTGQHYDPMLSEVFFADLGIAAPEVHMGVGSGSHGAQTGAMLAAMDEVLAERRPDWVLVYGDTNSTLAGAVSAVKLHLPVAHLEAGLRSFNRAMPEEINRVLTDHACDLLLAPTEVAAGHLAAEGLASRTVVVGDVMTDVLLSVRDAVAGSPSPVTVDLGLGAGGYYLATIHRAENTDDAARLAQVLDSLAGLDHPVVLLAHPRLVARCREHRIALEDRGALRIHPPLPYPGLIAAALGSRGVVTDSGGLQKEAFLLRVPCTTVRPQTEWVETVDLGWNVLVEPGPGLVAAASRPRPVEPPEALAHPYGDGHAAQRVALVLAERAGHEGR, encoded by the coding sequence ATGCGCGTTGTGTCCGTCGTCGGTGCCCGTCCGCAGTTCGTCAAGCTGGCGCCGGTAGACGCCGCCCTGCGGGAGGCGGGCGCCGAGCACGTCATCGTCCACACCGGCCAGCACTACGACCCCATGCTCTCCGAGGTCTTCTTCGCCGACCTGGGGATCGCGGCCCCTGAGGTCCACATGGGCGTGGGATCGGGCAGCCACGGGGCACAGACCGGCGCGATGCTCGCGGCCATGGACGAGGTCCTGGCCGAGCGTCGACCGGACTGGGTGCTTGTCTACGGCGACACGAACTCCACGCTGGCCGGCGCCGTCTCGGCGGTCAAGCTCCACCTCCCGGTGGCCCACCTCGAGGCGGGCCTGCGCTCCTTCAACCGGGCGATGCCCGAGGAGATCAACCGGGTCCTGACCGACCACGCCTGCGACCTCCTGCTCGCTCCGACGGAGGTGGCCGCAGGGCACCTGGCCGCCGAGGGGCTCGCCTCGCGCACGGTCGTCGTCGGCGACGTCATGACCGACGTGCTCCTGTCGGTGCGCGACGCCGTGGCCGGGTCCCCCTCACCCGTCACGGTCGACCTCGGGCTGGGGGCGGGCGGCTACTACCTGGCCACGATCCACCGGGCGGAGAACACCGACGACGCCGCACGGCTGGCGCAGGTGCTCGACTCGCTGGCCGGGCTCGACCACCCGGTGGTGCTCCTGGCCCATCCGCGGCTCGTGGCCAGGTGCCGGGAGCACCGCATCGCCCTGGAGGACCGCGGTGCCCTGCGGATCCACCCGCCCCTGCCCTACCCCGGACTCATCGCGGCGGCGCTGGGCTCGCGCGGGGTGGTCACCGACTCCGGCGGGCTGCAGAAGGAGGCCTTCCTCCTGCGCGTACCGTGCACGACGGTGCGTCCGCAGACCGAGTGGGTCGAGACGGTGGACCTGGGGTGGAACGTGCTCGTCGAGCCCGGCCCGGGTCTTGTGGCCGCGGCCTCACGCCCGCGTCCCGTCGAGCCCCCGGAGGCTCTGGCTCATCCCTACGGCGACGGCCACGCCGCCCAACGCGTCGCCCTGGTGCTCGCCGAGCGCGCTGGGCACGAAGGCCGCTGA
- a CDS encoding glycosyltransferase family 2 protein, translated as MATADGTPPPGDQQVTDAWLVVPLYNEAQVVRGVIEEARKVFPLVVAVDDGSDDSSAAEAAAAGAVVVRHPINLGQGAALQTGITYVLERTEAAYLVTFDADGQHSVADAAAMVAAARQEDLAIVLGSRFLEGPSPVGWLKRLVLKTAAAVASRTTGMRLTDAHNGLRLIRRDAATALDLRQNRMAHASEIVRQLGATGLPWREMPVRIVYTEYSRAKGQSLWNSVNILVDLLFS; from the coding sequence GTGGCTACCGCAGACGGCACTCCTCCCCCGGGCGACCAGCAGGTGACAGACGCCTGGCTCGTCGTCCCGCTGTACAACGAGGCCCAGGTCGTCCGCGGTGTCATCGAGGAGGCCCGGAAGGTCTTCCCCCTCGTGGTCGCCGTCGACGACGGGTCGGACGACTCCTCGGCCGCCGAGGCGGCCGCGGCGGGGGCCGTCGTCGTGCGCCACCCCATCAACCTCGGCCAGGGGGCCGCCCTGCAGACCGGCATCACCTACGTCCTGGAGCGCACCGAGGCGGCGTACCTCGTCACCTTCGACGCCGACGGCCAGCACTCGGTGGCTGACGCCGCCGCCATGGTGGCCGCCGCCCGCCAGGAGGACCTGGCGATCGTGCTCGGCTCACGGTTCCTCGAGGGCCCCTCCCCCGTGGGCTGGCTCAAGCGGCTCGTGCTCAAGACCGCCGCCGCCGTCGCCTCGCGCACCACCGGGATGCGCCTGACCGACGCGCACAACGGCCTGCGCCTCATCCGCCGTGACGCGGCCACCGCCCTGGACCTGCGCCAGAACAGGATGGCGCACGCCTCCGAGATCGTCCGCCAGCTGGGGGCCACCGGCCTGCCCTGGCGCGAGATGCCGGTGCGCATCGTCTACACCGAGTACTCCAGGGCCAAGGGCCAGTCGCTGTGGAACTCGGTCAACATCCTCGTCGACCTGCTGTTCTCCTGA
- a CDS encoding glycosyltransferase family 2 protein: MRVVTVAYNPGEELDRFLTSLGEATSRPVTVVIADNGEEHEVVERLAAAHGARVVGDGVNRGYGGGANLAAQDLEEDWVVVANPDIVWRPGSLDRLIDAGRAHPRAGCLGPRLLNPDGTIYPSGRALPSLVGGAGHAVLGRVWPSNPFTSAYHGTDDGGVRTVGWLSGACLLLPAAAWRALEGFDDDYFMFFEDVDLGARVGRAGWLNLQVTEAEVVHEQGASWKARPERMIRAHHDSARRYIGRTHPAPWQAPLRWSVGAGLRLREELEVRASRRGPDPRRSTGAPRR; the protein is encoded by the coding sequence GTGAGAGTTGTCACAGTCGCCTACAACCCCGGTGAGGAGCTCGACCGCTTCCTCACCTCGCTGGGCGAGGCGACCTCCCGGCCGGTGACGGTCGTCATCGCCGACAACGGCGAGGAGCACGAGGTGGTCGAGCGCCTGGCCGCGGCCCACGGTGCCCGGGTGGTCGGCGACGGCGTCAACCGCGGCTACGGCGGAGGCGCCAACCTCGCGGCGCAGGACCTCGAGGAGGACTGGGTCGTCGTGGCCAACCCGGACATCGTCTGGCGACCGGGCAGCCTCGACCGGCTCATCGACGCTGGCCGCGCCCACCCTCGTGCCGGCTGCCTGGGTCCTCGGCTCCTCAACCCCGACGGCACGATCTACCCCTCAGGCCGTGCGCTGCCCTCCCTGGTCGGCGGGGCGGGGCACGCCGTGCTCGGGCGGGTCTGGCCCTCCAACCCCTTCACGAGCGCCTACCACGGCACCGACGACGGCGGCGTGCGCACGGTGGGCTGGCTCTCGGGGGCCTGCCTGCTCCTGCCGGCTGCGGCGTGGCGCGCCCTGGAGGGCTTCGACGACGACTACTTCATGTTCTTCGAGGACGTCGACCTCGGGGCGAGGGTCGGGCGCGCCGGCTGGCTCAACCTCCAGGTCACCGAGGCCGAGGTCGTCCACGAGCAGGGCGCGAGCTGGAAGGCCCGCCCCGAGAGGATGATCCGCGCCCACCACGACTCCGCGCGCCGGTACATCGGCCGTACCCACCCCGCCCCGTGGCAGGCGCCGCTGCGCTGGTCGGTGGGGGCGGGGCTGCGACTGCGAGAGGAGCTCGAGGTGCGCGCCTCGCGACGGGGGCCTGACCCCCGCCGGAGCACGGGAGCCCCGCGCAGGTGA
- a CDS encoding ABC transporter ATP-binding protein: protein MSLLLRTVRSLLRVLPDGSSRFILTFAGLFSALSLLDVAALGLLALLMTPLMTGASITVPVLGARIDAGGGMTALLAVVCLLIISKDLLAIFIQRVSTRRFADFEQNLGAQLLDSFFYAPWSERLRRHSTDLVRSTDVGVASTVSGVLIPFTQLAGEVCTFIAVMAVLIVARPLMAVVTVLYFVLVAAVMYLWVLRRAVAAGRDNRTYSVKAVRLVSEMVHSLKEITLRDKAAELEAVVLAERRRASVARADQSFLGAVPRYMLEIALVGGLVLAGGIGYAQGGMNEALSSLALFGVCGFRVVPSITRFQTIMGQTGANIPHAERVLAEIEDGRVNRAQHAEVAAGEDLPDDACALVLDEVSFTYPGAERPAVDSVSLALPFGTSLALVGASGSGKSTLVDLILGLLEPTSGQLRIDGTDLRQVLRSWRSRVGYVPQEVSLFDSTVAHNVALSWDTSTIDVERVRRALRRAQLLDIIEERPEGIWEPVGESGMKLSGGQRQRLGIARALYAEPLVLIMDEATSALDTATEAAVTRAVTELSGEVTVIVVAHRLATIRHSDQVCFMREARLEAAGTFDEVVAAAPDFAQQAALAGLLDGDGPVERTEEGS from the coding sequence GTGAGTCTGCTGCTGCGCACCGTGCGATCCCTGCTGCGGGTGCTGCCCGACGGCAGCTCGCGGTTCATCCTGACCTTCGCGGGGCTCTTTTCCGCCCTGTCCCTGCTCGACGTCGCCGCCCTGGGCCTGCTCGCCCTGCTCATGACCCCCCTCATGACGGGCGCCTCGATCACCGTGCCGGTCCTGGGGGCCAGGATCGACGCCGGCGGGGGCATGACGGCTCTGCTCGCCGTCGTCTGCCTCCTCATCATCTCCAAGGACCTCCTGGCGATCTTCATCCAGCGGGTGTCGACCCGGCGTTTCGCCGACTTCGAGCAGAACCTCGGCGCGCAGCTGCTCGACTCCTTCTTCTACGCCCCGTGGTCCGAGCGGCTGCGCCGCCACTCCACCGACCTCGTGCGCTCCACCGACGTCGGAGTGGCCTCGACGGTCTCGGGGGTGCTCATCCCCTTCACCCAGCTGGCCGGAGAGGTCTGCACCTTCATCGCGGTCATGGCGGTCCTCATCGTCGCCCGGCCCCTCATGGCGGTCGTGACGGTCCTGTACTTCGTGCTCGTGGCCGCCGTCATGTACCTGTGGGTCCTGCGCCGCGCCGTGGCAGCGGGGCGCGACAACCGCACCTACTCGGTCAAGGCGGTGCGCCTGGTCTCCGAGATGGTCCACTCCCTCAAGGAGATCACCCTGAGGGACAAGGCCGCCGAGCTCGAGGCCGTCGTGCTGGCCGAGCGGCGCCGCGCCTCTGTGGCCCGCGCCGACCAGTCCTTCCTGGGGGCGGTGCCCCGCTACATGCTCGAGATCGCGCTCGTGGGCGGGCTCGTCCTGGCCGGGGGGATCGGCTACGCCCAGGGGGGCATGAACGAGGCGCTGTCCTCCCTGGCGCTGTTCGGGGTGTGCGGCTTCCGGGTCGTGCCCTCGATCACCCGCTTCCAGACGATCATGGGGCAGACCGGAGCCAACATCCCCCACGCCGAGAGGGTCCTGGCCGAGATCGAGGACGGTCGCGTCAACCGCGCCCAGCACGCCGAGGTCGCCGCGGGCGAGGACCTGCCCGACGACGCCTGCGCCCTGGTGCTCGACGAGGTCAGCTTCACCTACCCCGGGGCCGAGCGACCGGCTGTCGACTCCGTGAGCCTGGCCCTGCCCTTCGGAACCTCCCTGGCCCTTGTCGGGGCCTCCGGCTCGGGCAAGTCGACCCTGGTCGACCTCATCCTCGGGCTGCTCGAGCCCACCAGCGGCCAGCTGCGCATCGACGGCACCGACCTGCGCCAGGTCCTGCGCTCGTGGCGCTCCCGGGTGGGCTACGTTCCCCAGGAGGTGTCCTTGTTCGACTCGACGGTCGCCCACAACGTCGCCCTGTCCTGGGACACGAGCACGATCGACGTCGAACGGGTACGTCGCGCCCTGCGCCGCGCCCAGCTGCTCGACATCATCGAGGAGCGTCCCGAGGGCATCTGGGAGCCCGTCGGGGAGTCAGGCATGAAGCTCTCCGGCGGCCAGCGCCAGCGCCTGGGCATCGCCCGGGCCCTGTACGCCGAGCCCCTCGTGCTCATCATGGACGAGGCGACCTCGGCCCTCGACACGGCCACCGAGGCCGCCGTCACCCGGGCCGTCACCGAGCTGAGCGGTGAGGTGACGGTGATCGTCGTGGCCCACCGCCTGGCCACGATCCGCCACTCCGACCAGGTGTGCTTCATGCGCGAGGCACGCCTGGAGGCGGCGGGAACCTTCGACGAGGTCGTCGCCGCCGCCCCCGACTTCGCCCAGCAGGCGGCCCTGGCCGGGCTCCTGGACGGTGACGGGCCGGTTGAGCGCACCGAGGAGGGCTCATGA
- a CDS encoding LCP family protein has product MPTYPTKHARHSAKDLTRHVARKVLLACFAVVLFLVSGAGFAYHDLMSQLNRIDVNDMLGSDRPTRAEPATDNYEGQAVNILILGSDTRSGANNVDNSEGSEDVAVARSDTAMVLHMSADRSRIDVVSIPRDTLVSIPECTTADGQTEPAMEDTQFNAAFANGAGTGSDAAAVGAGVACTIKTVEALTQVRIDEWMVVDFNGLSTMVNALGGVPVYVSEDIDDADYTGLVLEAGCHTMDGTMALQYSRVRHGVGDGSDISRIARQQNLMSAMLRTAQSKNLLTNAGELYSFLRSALAALTVSETLSLSTLTGLAQSVQAIGMENVNFITMPNEPASWDANRVVPSAQAEAVWTALREDTPVPEESVTVSADGSTPAATDPAATDPAATAQEAPTTQEQAPATVPSAAATTSDPAAQCR; this is encoded by the coding sequence GTGCCCACCTACCCCACCAAGCACGCGCGGCACTCCGCCAAGGACCTCACGCGCCACGTCGCCAGGAAGGTCCTGCTGGCGTGCTTTGCCGTCGTGCTCTTCCTCGTCTCCGGCGCGGGTTTCGCCTACCACGACCTCATGTCGCAGCTCAACCGCATCGACGTCAACGACATGCTCGGCTCGGACCGGCCCACGCGCGCCGAGCCGGCCACCGACAACTACGAGGGACAGGCGGTCAACATCCTCATCCTGGGCTCGGACACGCGCTCGGGGGCCAACAACGTCGACAACTCCGAGGGCTCGGAGGACGTGGCGGTGGCCAGGTCGGACACCGCGATGGTGCTGCACATGTCGGCCGACCGCTCTCGGATCGACGTCGTGTCGATCCCCCGCGACACGCTCGTGTCGATCCCCGAGTGCACGACCGCGGACGGTCAGACCGAGCCGGCGATGGAGGACACCCAGTTCAACGCCGCCTTCGCCAACGGCGCGGGCACAGGCTCGGACGCCGCTGCCGTCGGGGCGGGGGTGGCCTGCACCATCAAGACCGTCGAGGCGCTCACCCAGGTCCGCATCGACGAGTGGATGGTCGTGGACTTCAACGGGCTGTCGACGATGGTCAACGCCCTGGGCGGGGTGCCGGTCTACGTGAGCGAGGACATCGACGACGCCGACTACACGGGACTGGTCCTCGAGGCGGGCTGCCACACGATGGACGGCACGATGGCCCTGCAGTACTCGCGGGTGCGCCACGGGGTGGGAGACGGCTCGGACATCTCGCGCATCGCCCGCCAGCAGAACCTCATGAGCGCGATGCTGCGCACCGCCCAGTCCAAGAACCTGCTCACCAACGCGGGCGAGCTCTACAGCTTCCTGCGCAGCGCCCTGGCCGCGCTGACGGTCTCCGAGACCTTGTCCCTGTCCACGCTCACGGGCCTGGCACAGTCCGTCCAGGCCATCGGCATGGAGAACGTCAACTTCATCACGATGCCCAACGAGCCGGCCTCCTGGGACGCCAACCGGGTCGTCCCCTCGGCCCAGGCCGAGGCGGTGTGGACCGCCCTGCGCGAGGACACGCCGGTTCCCGAGGAGTCCGTCACCGTCTCGGCCGACGGCTCGACGCCCGCCGCCACCGACCCCGCCGCCACGGACCCTGCCGCCACCGCTCAGGAGGCGCCGACGACCCAGGAGCAGGCCCCGGCCACCGTCCCGTCGGCTGCCGCGACGACCAGCGACCCGGCGGCGCAGTGCCGCTGA
- a CDS encoding acyltransferase, translating into MEPAGPPRVAPSADVSKEAVIGDGSSIWHLAQVREHAVLGEGCVVGRGAYIGEGVRMGRHCKVQNYALVYEPAVLGDGVFIGPAVTLTNDHFPRAVNPDGTLKSAEDWEPVGVTIEAGASIGARAVCVAPVRIGAWSTVAAGAVVTRDVPAHALVAGVPARRVGWVGRAGRPLEPADPSPQGAPRWTCPVTGTVYEESDNTIREVSH; encoded by the coding sequence ATGGAGCCAGCAGGACCGCCCCGTGTCGCGCCGAGCGCGGACGTCTCGAAGGAGGCCGTCATCGGTGACGGCAGCTCGATCTGGCACCTGGCCCAGGTGCGTGAGCACGCCGTGCTGGGGGAGGGCTGCGTCGTGGGGCGCGGTGCCTACATCGGTGAGGGCGTGCGCATGGGGCGCCATTGCAAGGTGCAGAACTACGCCCTGGTCTACGAGCCCGCCGTCCTGGGAGACGGCGTCTTCATCGGCCCGGCGGTCACCCTGACCAACGACCACTTCCCTCGGGCGGTCAACCCCGACGGGACCCTGAAGTCCGCCGAGGACTGGGAGCCGGTCGGGGTCACCATCGAGGCGGGCGCCTCGATCGGGGCTCGCGCCGTGTGCGTGGCGCCGGTGAGGATCGGTGCGTGGTCGACGGTGGCCGCGGGCGCCGTCGTGACCCGGGACGTGCCGGCTCACGCCCTCGTCGCCGGTGTCCCGGCCCGCCGAGTCGGCTGGGTGGGACGCGCCGGCAGGCCGCTGGAGCCCGCTGACCCGTCCCCGCAGGGGGCCCCGCGGTGGACCTGCCCGGTCACCGGTACCGTCTACGAAGAGTCCGACAACACGATCCGAGAGGTCAGCCACTGA
- a CDS encoding DegT/DnrJ/EryC1/StrS family aminotransferase translates to MSREFIPAAKPIIGAEERAAVDAVIASGMVVQGPQVAAFEEEFSAQVVPGALSVAVNSGTSAQHLATVASQLPEGAEVIVPSFTFAATGNSVAAAGATPVFADIDPVTFTLDSASVEAAVTERTAAIEVVHLYGLPADMDAIGQVARRHGLAVFEDCAQAHGAAIGSTPVGAFGAWGSFSFYPTKNMTSLEGGMVTTSDPELARRVRLLRNQGMEAQYANELVGFNNRMTDVAAAVGRVQLTRLATWTEQRQANAAVLDAGLGQVPGVVTPHVPEGFTHVYHQYTIRLEGATSTERDAVQAALREEWQVGSGVYYPIPNHRLASLAPYAPGLDLPGTEKAARECLSLPVHPSLSQADLDRVVEAVTATVKAGA, encoded by the coding sequence ATGTCACGCGAGTTCATTCCCGCAGCCAAGCCGATCATCGGTGCCGAGGAGCGCGCCGCCGTCGACGCCGTCATCGCCTCGGGCATGGTGGTCCAGGGCCCGCAGGTGGCGGCCTTCGAGGAGGAGTTCTCCGCCCAGGTCGTCCCCGGCGCGCTGAGCGTGGCCGTCAACTCCGGGACCTCGGCCCAGCACCTGGCGACCGTGGCCTCCCAGCTGCCCGAGGGCGCCGAGGTCATCGTGCCCTCCTTCACCTTCGCGGCCACCGGGAACTCGGTGGCCGCGGCCGGTGCCACCCCGGTCTTCGCCGACATCGACCCGGTCACCTTCACCCTCGACTCCGCCTCGGTCGAGGCGGCCGTCACCGAGCGGACCGCCGCGATCGAGGTCGTCCACCTCTACGGGCTGCCCGCCGACATGGACGCGATCGGGCAGGTCGCCCGGCGCCACGGCCTGGCGGTCTTCGAGGACTGCGCCCAGGCGCACGGCGCCGCCATCGGCTCGACGCCGGTGGGGGCCTTCGGCGCCTGGGGCTCCTTCTCCTTCTACCCCACCAAGAACATGACCTCCCTGGAAGGTGGCATGGTCACCACCTCCGACCCCGAGCTGGCCCGCCGGGTCCGACTCCTGCGCAACCAGGGGATGGAGGCGCAGTACGCCAACGAGCTCGTCGGCTTCAACAACCGCATGACCGACGTCGCGGCGGCCGTCGGGCGCGTCCAGCTCACGAGGCTGGCCACCTGGACCGAGCAGCGCCAGGCCAACGCCGCGGTCCTCGACGCGGGCCTGGGTCAGGTTCCCGGGGTCGTCACCCCCCACGTGCCCGAGGGCTTCACCCACGTCTACCACCAGTACACGATCCGTCTCGAGGGGGCCACGAGCACCGAGCGCGACGCGGTCCAGGCCGCCCTGCGCGAGGAGTGGCAGGTCGGCTCCGGGGTCTACTACCCCATCCCCAACCACCGTCTGGCCTCCCTGGCCCCCTACGCCCCGGGACTGGACCTGCCGGGCACCGAGAAGGCCGCCCGGGAGTGCCTGTCGCTGCCGGTCCACCCCTCGCTGAGCCAGGCCGACCTCGACCGGGTCGTCGAGGCCGTGACGGCCACGGTCAAGGCGGGTGCCTGA
- a CDS encoding DUF2304 domain-containing protein, producing the protein MSSQIIIQTVLITVIAAVGWMMLRSPGGARHQAGRRLVTLAFVLFAVVAVSVPSLTTTVAHMVGVGRGADLLLYALVAAFLVQLLSSFRRYAAQERQITRLARRIALDNAPEPPGGRTGR; encoded by the coding sequence GTGAGCTCTCAGATCATCATCCAGACCGTCCTCATCACCGTCATCGCCGCGGTGGGGTGGATGATGCTGCGCTCGCCGGGGGGCGCGCGCCACCAGGCCGGTCGACGGCTCGTGACCCTGGCCTTCGTCCTGTTCGCCGTCGTCGCCGTCTCGGTCCCCTCCCTGACGACGACAGTGGCCCACATGGTCGGGGTCGGACGCGGCGCCGACCTGCTCCTGTACGCCCTCGTGGCGGCCTTCCTCGTCCAGCTCCTGTCGTCCTTCCGCAGGTACGCCGCCCAGGAGCGCCAGATCACCCGGCTCGCGCGCCGCATCGCGCTCGACAACGCCCCCGAGCCGCCCGGCGGGCGGACCGGCCGGTAG
- a CDS encoding glycosyltransferase family 4 protein produces the protein MRLRAVPAARAGRSVAGPTGGGAVGRAVLGRVTPVGALGVVAAGAAVGALAAVTRRARRARGRGVVIASRLYAPEPAAAALRLRSLARSLARRGEPVTVLTSLPPGLRAPADPGVAVRSAPALRDDTGYIRGYASYLSFDLPLVARLLAAPRPRLVLAEPPPTTGAAVRAVCALRGLPYAYYAADVWSDAAGSTGAPGWVVGALRVVESAVLGGAAHVLAVSQGVGERVTELGARRVTVVPNGIDTETFTSSGPTAPAAPRAPYFLYAGTASEWQGAGVFIEALRLVHAERPDVELVYLGQGSDWDHLEALADADPRICLRATVPAEEAAAWQRGAVGSVVSIRPGLGYDFAYPTKIFAALACGTPVVYAGPGPARADIPAAGLGRACDLDPAQVAAAMLEVLAEREAAEAAGPEVLEAARARLRDWVLAERSMGAATDRAAQVLLKDLG, from the coding sequence GTGAGGCTCAGGGCGGTCCCGGCGGCCCGCGCGGGACGCTCCGTGGCCGGCCCGACCGGTGGCGGCGCCGTGGGTCGCGCGGTCCTCGGACGGGTGACCCCTGTCGGCGCGCTGGGGGTCGTGGCGGCGGGGGCCGCCGTCGGCGCCCTCGCGGCGGTGACCCGCCGCGCACGGCGCGCGCGGGGCAGGGGCGTCGTCATCGCCTCACGCCTCTACGCGCCCGAGCCGGCCGCCGCGGCGCTGCGCCTGCGCTCCCTGGCCCGCTCCCTGGCACGGCGCGGGGAGCCGGTGACGGTCCTGACCTCGCTTCCCCCAGGGCTCCGGGCGCCGGCCGACCCCGGGGTGGCGGTCCGCTCGGCTCCCGCGCTGCGCGACGACACGGGCTACATCCGCGGCTACGCCTCCTACCTCAGCTTCGACCTCCCGCTGGTGGCGCGGCTGCTCGCGGCGCCCCGGCCCCGCCTCGTCCTCGCCGAGCCCCCGCCGACCACCGGCGCGGCCGTGCGGGCGGTGTGCGCCCTGCGCGGGCTGCCCTACGCCTACTACGCCGCCGACGTGTGGTCCGACGCCGCCGGCTCGACCGGGGCTCCGGGCTGGGTGGTCGGCGCGCTGCGGGTGGTCGAGTCCGCGGTGCTCGGCGGGGCGGCGCACGTGCTGGCCGTCAGCCAGGGGGTGGGCGAGCGCGTCACCGAGCTGGGCGCACGGCGCGTGACCGTCGTGCCCAACGGCATCGACACCGAGACCTTCACGAGCTCCGGGCCGACCGCCCCGGCGGCTCCCCGGGCCCCCTACTTCCTCTACGCCGGCACCGCCTCGGAGTGGCAGGGTGCCGGGGTCTTCATTGAGGCGCTGCGCCTGGTCCACGCCGAGCGGCCCGACGTCGAGCTCGTCTACCTCGGGCAGGGCAGCGACTGGGACCACCTCGAGGCGCTCGCCGACGCAGACCCCCGGATCTGCCTGCGGGCCACGGTCCCTGCCGAGGAGGCCGCCGCCTGGCAGCGCGGGGCCGTGGGGTCGGTGGTCTCGATCCGCCCCGGGCTGGGCTACGACTTCGCCTACCCCACGAAGATCTTTGCCGCCCTGGCCTGCGGGACGCCTGTCGTCTACGCCGGCCCCGGCCCGGCCCGCGCCGACATCCCGGCGGCGGGCCTCGGGCGGGCCTGCGACCTCGACCCCGCCCAGGTGGCGGCCGCGATGCTCGAGGTCCTCGCCGAGCGGGAGGCGGCCGAGGCCGCGGGGCCAGAGGTCCTTGAGGCCGCCCGTGCGCGCCTGCGGGACTGGGTCCTGGCCGAGCGCTCGATGGGGGCCGCCACTGACCGCGCCGCGCAGGTGCTCCTTAAGGACCTGGGCTGA
- a CDS encoding Gfo/Idh/MocA family protein, which translates to MSGNLRVGLIGLGSMGRHHARVIRATEGFELVAVADPGGDRFGVAGHLPVLGDVHALIEAGIDAAMVAVPTVYHEQVALALAEAGVPTMVEKPIADSAEAGRRVAEAFSDRGLVGAVGYVERCNPALRALRERLDAGELGQVYQVLTRRQGPFPARISDVGVVKDLATHDIDLTAWVAGSPYRSISAQVTHRSGRDNEDMVVATGLLANGVIVNHTVNWLTPFKERVTIVTGEKGAFVADTLTGDLTFHANGTVASTWDQIANFRGVTEGDVIRYAIPKREPLALEQENFRDALRGDPSRIVTMAEGAATLEVIDAVLASAASGQTVSL; encoded by the coding sequence ATGAGCGGGAACCTGCGCGTCGGCCTCATCGGCCTGGGCTCGATGGGGCGCCACCACGCCCGTGTCATCCGCGCCACCGAGGGCTTCGAGCTCGTCGCCGTGGCCGACCCCGGCGGCGACCGCTTCGGGGTCGCCGGGCACCTGCCGGTTCTCGGCGACGTCCACGCCCTCATCGAGGCCGGTATCGACGCCGCGATGGTGGCCGTCCCCACCGTCTACCACGAGCAGGTCGCACTCGCCCTGGCCGAGGCCGGGGTGCCGACCATGGTCGAGAAGCCCATCGCCGACTCGGCCGAGGCGGGCCGCCGCGTGGCCGAGGCCTTCTCCGACCGGGGCCTGGTCGGTGCGGTGGGCTACGTCGAGCGCTGCAACCCGGCCCTCAGGGCCCTGCGCGAGCGCCTCGACGCCGGCGAGCTCGGGCAGGTCTACCAGGTCCTCACCCGCCGCCAGGGCCCCTTCCCGGCACGCATCAGCGACGTCGGGGTGGTCAAGGACCTCGCGACCCACGACATCGACCTGACCGCGTGGGTGGCCGGCTCCCCCTACCGATCGATCAGCGCCCAGGTGACGCACCGATCAGGCAGGGACAACGAGGACATGGTCGTCGCCACCGGCCTGCTGGCCAACGGCGTCATCGTCAACCACACCGTCAACTGGCTCACCCCCTTCAAGGAGCGGGTCACGATCGTCACCGGTGAGAAGGGGGCCTTCGTCGCCGACACCCTCACCGGCGACCTCACCTTCCACGCCAACGGGACGGTGGCCTCGACCTGGGACCAGATCGCCAACTTCCGGGGGGTGACCGAGGGAGACGTCATCCGCTACGCCATCCCCAAGCGCGAGCCGCTGGCCCTGGAGCAGGAGAACTTCCGCGACGCACTGCGCGGGGACCCCTCGCGGATCGTCACGATGGCCGAGGGCGCGGCCACGCTCGAGGTCATCGACGCCGTCCTGGCCTCGGCCGCCAGCGGGCAGACGGTCTCGCTGTGA